From the Streptomyces sp. NBC_00390 genome, the window GTCGCTCGACCAGGAACGGCAGGACCTCAACTCGCTCGCCTGGTCGCTGGGCATCGCCACCCTGCTCGCGCTGGTCGGCTCGGCGCTGCTGGCGCAGGCCGCCGCCACCACGGTGCTGAAGCCGGTGCACCGGCTGGGCGAGGCGGCCAGGCGGCTCGGCGAGGGCAAGCTCGACACCCGGCTGCGGGTCTCCGGCACCGACGAACTCGCGGAGCTGGCACGGACCTTCAACAAGACGGCCGAGTCGCTGGAGAAGAAGGTCGCGGACATGAGCGCGCGGGAGGAGTCCAGCCGCCGCTTCGTCGCCGACATGTCGCACGAGCTGCGCACCCCGCTGACCGCGCTCACCGCCGTGACCGAGGTGCTGGAGGAGGAGGCCGACAGCCTCGATCCGATGATCGCGCCCGCCGTGAACCTGGTGGTGAGCGAAACACGGCGGCTGGGCGACCTGGTGGAGAACCTGATGGAGGTGACCCGCTTCGACGCGGGCACCGCCCGGCTGGTCCTCGACAACGTCGACGTCGCCGACCAGGTCACCGCCTGTATCGACGCGCGTGCCTGGCTGGACGCGGTCGAGCTGGACGCCGAGCGCGGGATCATGGCGCGCCTGGACCCCCGCCGGCTGGACGTCATCCTCGCCAATCTGATCGGCAATGCGCTCAAGCACGGCGGTTCACCGGTACGGGTGTCGGTACGCCCCTTCGACGACGAGCTGCTGATCGAGGTGCGCGACCACGGGCCCGGTATCCCGGAGGAGGTGCTGCCGCATGTCTTCGACCGGTTCTACAAGGCGAGCGCCTCGCGGCCGCGCTCCGACGGCAGTGGACTCGGCCTGTCCATCGCGGTGGAGAACGCCCATATCCACGGCGGCGACATCACGGCGGCGAACTCGCCGGACGGCGACGGTGCGGTGTTCGTACTGCGGCTGCCGCGCGACGCCTCGTCGCTGACGGACTCCGACACAAGCGACAGCGACCGGGGAGAGGAAGGCGCGCAGTGACGGCGAAGGGCCGTAGGCGTAACGCACGGACGGCGGCCGCGCTGGGCGCGGTGGCAGGTGTCCTCGCCCTCTCCGGGTGCGGGATCAGGACCACGACGCCGGTCGACGCCGGGGCCGCGCCCTCTCGGGTCCCGTGCGAGGTGTCCGAGGGGCCCATCACCCCGCAGGCGCAGCAGGAGGGCGTCCCGGTACGCGTCTATCTGGTGTGCGCCTCACAACTGGAGCCCGTGGAGCGTACGGCGAGGATCACCGAGGAGAGGGCCGTCGACGACAGGATCGAGTTCGCGCAGGCGCTGCTGGACGAGCTCCAGGAGGAGCCGTCGTCCTCGGAGCAGGAGGCAGGTCTGGCCACCTTCCTGCGCGGGCCGCTGGTCGTCGGTGCGGGGCGGAAGGGCGATCCCGCCGGGACACTGCGGCTGAGCCGGCAGCCGGAGGACCTTCCGTCGGCCGCGCTGGCGCAGATCGTGTGCACGCTGGCGGAGAACAGTGCCGCGGTGAGGGACGATGCCGTGGTGCTGGCCGGGCCCGGCAACTACGCGCCGCGGGCGTATGTGTGCACGGTCGGGACGAAGGAGCGGCCGGAGGGCACGGTGCCCACGGTCGGCCCGCTGCCCGAGCCCTCGAAGTCGTAGCCCGCTCGTCGCCCGCTCGTGGCGCGCGGGAGCCGGTCTGCCGCCGTTCGGAGAACGGACGGAACCGATCCCCGCGATACACGCGTCTTGGGGGGCGTGCAGCGTCAAGGTTCGGGCGGCAATGCCGCCATCCGCTTCCGCGCGGCGGGGGTTGTTCTCCTCCTCGCCCATCTGCTGCTGGTCGCATGGCTGACGCTGCGCCCACTCGACGTGC encodes:
- a CDS encoding HAMP domain-containing sensor histidine kinase, giving the protein MTDLQSGRPTAKRGIVAPLRWTSLRLRLVVVFALVALTAAVSASGIAYWLNREAVLTRTQDAALGDFRQAMQSRAATLPLRPTQTELQSTAEDMADGNDGYSMLLIGERAEGKPIVGASDPDVFTLDDVPDALQEAVNERQEVTPGNSAEYHLFWQRTERDGRPYLVGGSRIVGGGPTGYLFKSLDQERQDLNSLAWSLGIATLLALVGSALLAQAAATTVLKPVHRLGEAARRLGEGKLDTRLRVSGTDELAELARTFNKTAESLEKKVADMSAREESSRRFVADMSHELRTPLTALTAVTEVLEEEADSLDPMIAPAVNLVVSETRRLGDLVENLMEVTRFDAGTARLVLDNVDVADQVTACIDARAWLDAVELDAERGIMARLDPRRLDVILANLIGNALKHGGSPVRVSVRPFDDELLIEVRDHGPGIPEEVLPHVFDRFYKASASRPRSDGSGLGLSIAVENAHIHGGDITAANSPDGDGAVFVLRLPRDASSLTDSDTSDSDRGEEGAQ